The window TGTGTATCTATGAACTATATAAATCTGAAGAGTAAatgttttgtttcctctttcCTCGCTTCTTCTTTTAGCTTATATACATCCCACCATAACCAGTACTTCTAAAATTTAAGCTTAAACTCTTTCTGatcaaaaaagtaaagaaacgggaggaaaactttaaaaaaaaaattttttttatatatatgtttCTCCCCTAAattgcatttttaattttgtaataAGGTGATTTAGAAGCTCAACTACAGGTGCTGACAGCAGCTTCACTTGGCAGGAGGAACTTCTAATGTCTGTTCGGCAGGTCTCTTTATTTCACACAGGTCGGACGTAGTTTGCCGGAAGCATTCCCTTCTGTCCTGTGCGCTGGTTACTGCCAAACATCCATCCCTCATCTATGGGCTCCACGTCCAAGATCAGATCCCCCTCCTGCAGAGAGACTTCATCTGCTTCTGCTGCCATGTAGCTGTACAAGGCCTGGTAACGCTTCTGAATGAGTGGACACGCACACAGAGCAAATCACATGTAGGTGCACTGATAtactaataattttttttttttttttttaaaaacttcccAATTAGTGTAACAAGTACACCCACATTCTGTACACAGGAAATATGTTCACACCAAATGGAGGAAGCCACACATCTTTGGACTACTTTTTTTTGGGGAAAAAGACTTTTATGACGTAGACCTAAGTTGTTATTGGGTATCATGAACCGAAAGACACATGAAAggaaataaaagcctgaaaaaCACTAAAATGAGAAATTTTGATTGTGAAAAGCTAAAGAAATCCCTAATGCCACACATGGATGAATGCAAAAAGTATATTCTGTTTTACACTTGCATTGTTTTGGCTTTGGCCTGCTTTGCAAGATTTGGACTAAATAGCTTAGTTTCAGCATAGAATAATAATTTCAAACTATTGACTACTACTACTGCCTACTACTATTCTACTGCCGGCAGGTCCTGAAACCTTTTTGCTCCAGTTTGTGGCAGTTTTTAGTATGATGGAAGAACTGGACCGATCTGCTCAGACCTCAACCCACCATCATCAGTGCTGAACCTCACTGATGCTCTTGTGTTTAAATCTCTTTTCGGCATGCTAACAATGGGAAttaacacatttaaaataagtgtcattctatTTAAAGTTATTGCTATGATATTATGTGTGAACTTCATTGCATTCTTATACAATAGCCTTACCCCTCCACCAGGTGGTGCTACAGTAGCAGGGCGAATTTGTCCAGCAGGCTGACTGCATCTTTCAGGGTTTGGCGGTTGCTCATCTTAttttccacacacacaaacacacacatgagaCGAACTCGGATATGCAAAGTTAAATAGTTAATTGGATAACGAAGGCGGTACGTAAAGATGTTCCTCACCTTGTCTGTTTTCAGGGGGAGGAGCATCACTTCGAATCTTGCTCTTCTCAAAATCTTCATGGTACtttacctgcacacacacagatacacgcAAGTTAAATCAACGCGAGGCCTATGACCCTCACATTGGACCGTTCTCCCTCCGTGGGAAGCTGCTCACCATTTTAGGAGGTGCTGAAAGATGACGAGAGAATAGCTCAGCCAGAAATGCAAAAACGTCTCAGAAAAGACTTTAAAAGCTGCACAGATGTGTTTCTTTACAAAGTCAAACACATGATCAGCGGGTGATCTTTTAACCAAGACGCTCATGTTCAGTAATTATACTAAAATCATTAAATAAATGTTATTTATGCACTAATAAGAACAAAGGTTATATAAAACAAGGCTATAATGCGACTTAAGAAAGTAAATTTTAAAATCTAGGGAATACATCCAGAAACAAACATTTTACCTTCAGCAGCAAAAGACGGGTGATCATGTTTTTATCCACATCTTAAAGCCAATGGGGCCCACCTAATGACTTTTGAAGTGTTATTGTAAGGATATGTAAGATGGTTATCCGTGAAGGAAGGCCTACTTCCTTCAGCCGCACTAAGTCATTCTTTAAAGATTCGTGAAAAAGATATGTTTTTAAACGCACTCATCGTGAGCATAAATGTCATTTATATGAAATGCCTTTTCTGGAGTAGAATGATTGTACATCGTATATCTAATGGAATAATGAGCTTGTGCACAAGGGCTAACTGAATAAGTTGGAAAGTTAACAGACCTTTGTACATTTTTGAAAGTGGGAGTGTTTACATTCCTGGGCCCATGAATCATGTTCACCCTGTGCCGACTTAAGGAAAAACATCTAAACTTGTGCACCAAATTCCTCCAATTTTCTATTGAATATGCTGCACAATCATTCTGCTTCAGGACGAGAGCAATATCATGTCCACAATTAATGTGGAAACTTTTAACCGATGCACAAAATTGTGCATAGTTTTATGAATAAACTGTGTACACGCATAAAGGCAGAAATGTGCAAACAGGCTATTTTCACCACATTCCTATGCATAAATCATCCTAAAATCTTATGCATGTGCAAGATGTTGATTTTCACTCCCATTTTTAGCCATGAATCGATGTATACACACCCCTAATTGATCATTTGTGTATAAAAACAAAGTTTCCACCTGTGCACGGTTTTGTTTGACACTGTCAAACTATTTTATTCGGCGTCTCGAGTCTGAAATCATGAACATGACTACTTAATGGAAAAAAGGAATAGAAATGACTAACACAGCTTTGCATGAAGATGTTTTCTAAAAAAGTCTTTGAAACTTAAAGTGGATCAGAATCTCAGAATACACATTCTTTTCTTAAAGCTGCAAGATGTTACACATGTTTATGGATGTAGTTATTTAGAGCACGTACTACAAGATAAGATCACTGCAACTATTCTAGTGAAAATGTCTATTTTCGGGCTACAATTGCTGTGCACGTGTCTGAAAAATGCATGAGTTGCACGCATTCTTCCTTTATTGTTATGGTTTGTGTGAAGGAAAAAACacgttttcttttgtctttacaGCATATACTGTCCACCAGGGGACACAAAGACGTCAAGAATGGCTAAACCTCTTTGGAATAAATCGAATGCAGTGGTTCCAGCTAACGGCTGGGGGAAGAGGAAAATATTTGGAGGCAAAGGGGCAGCCCCCTGTGTCCCCAACAAACCTCAGGAGGAGTAAACTGAAACAGGACTGTGTGGGAAAAAGGCcggggagaagaaaaaaaaatagggacTTAAAcacaggaaggaaggaaggaataaAAGAAAGTAGGATAAAagtaaaagaaggaaagaaaggagtAAAAAGAATTTGTAGTTTGGATATGCAGCTTATCACCCATCATTCCTTTCTGCAACTTGTGCTCTCGTGAGAGAAGGGTaaaagtttgtgtgtgtttcagcgTGTGTGCGGACAGCAGTTGGGTTTGTGTCCACAGCCGAGAAACTTTGACCATATAGGGCAGCTGCTGCTCGGTGGATGGGaagaaatgtcagaaatgtgcctgtgtgtgtctgcaggatCGCACTCTGACATCCTTCTCTGCCATCTGGAGCTCTTGGTTCTCTCTGCTTATGTCTCAGCTTTGTGTTTTTACTAAACCTGTCTGCACATCTACCACCCTGCTGTGAAATGTATTCTGTTATTGTCCTATGAACTGTTTCTGGTATTCATAGAGACTTGTGCGGTATGAGCACACTTGCTGCTTGTGTCTGGCCATGTCACGATGTTGTGGGTCAGAAAAGTGTCGTTAAAGTGAGCAGAAGCAAAAGCTCTTGAAATCTGGACTAGACTTACGTTACTGATCTGGTCTTGCGTCTTCTTCAGTCTCTGCATCTCTGGAGTGTCGGTCACCACGCTGAAACCTTTCCCCTTGTTCTTTTCAAACTCCTCCTTGTAAAGGGCCTGCAAACACCAGTCTCATTTAAGTTTCATCTCAGTTTGACTTATTTTTCCAATTTTACTTCCTTGCTGTGATTTAGATGGAGACTGACACCCCCCTCATGCTGTGTCTCCCCCTCTAACTATTCCCAACTTGGAGCTCTGTATCCGAACAAAACTGCTGCTTTCAAAGTAGATGTAGCATTGTGCTTTATTTGTTGTAGTGTTAATTAAATTAGGCTGCCACTTGCTTCCTAATATTCTCTTATCCACAAAtccgcagtttttttttttttttttcgatcacgcagttttgaatttgatgctaactgaatctttgaatcttttctttggTGGAAATGGCAAAAACATACAATAAAAACAGTTGAAATATTTCCCTGTGAGATAACCCAGAAGTATCCAGATAAGACTGGATTACCAACTGCAAAATCTGTAATGCAAGTTTCAAGGTAGCTGTGTGCTTCAGCTTTACACGGCTATCGGctgctttttttcttacaaTGGCACTACCAGATCTGCAAAgatacttgtgtgtgtattgtcaTTTGTATGATGTACTACTGATAATGCAACAGTCACGTCATTTTGATAAATTCATGATAATTGTTGGACAGTAGCTGTAATCAGTCTCATTTCCTAAATAAATTCATTAATCTATGACTCACAGGTGATAATTTCCACAAAAATATGATAATTTCAAACCTCTGCTATGGCGAGAGAGTATAATCTATCTACTTATGATTCTTTCAAAGAGATCATGATTAATAATAACTGACTATATAAGATAGTAATATAGCCACTTATTGCTATTAGATTtattttaatgacttttaaaaAATGAGGTTAAAAAAGCATGACTGTACCCACTTTGTAAAATTGAGTGTAAAATGCTGCAGTTTCAGGCTCCAAAATTGTACAACGACAACATCACCGGCAAATGGTTATGAGTTAAAAACACAAGGGCTTACACATTTCACTGTTAACGGGTTTCTGTTCCCATGAAGACGCATAGATGTTGCCCTACACTGAAAAACACCCTCCCAATTTGAACCACGGATTGTGAAACTACTCAAAATCTTTGCAGATGTGGACCAGCATACCTGTTACACGTTTTCTGGCTTGGCTCAGCTGGAATTTCACGAGTGATTTAAAGAATATACACAGTTTTGAACAAGCAGTCCTTAACTGTGGATCTTATTTTGAAATTCCACTCAAGGTCTCCTTTGTGAAGCAGATTCAACATTACCCGACTGCAGCATTGTctcaaaaacacaacagaatCATTTAACAATGCAAATTAGCCATAGCTATAGGACCTATAGAAATTGCAAATGTTGCACTTGCAGTCGGGAAGAGATAAATACAGTTAAAGGTCATATTGCACACTTCCATATTATCCttaaatagaaagaaaattaaaaaatgacgATTAATTGTTAAAAGAACCAGTTGTATGTAACTGATCAGCTTTTGTCTTCCTCATTCACTGAAACCTTTCCACGAGTTCTTTTCAAATTCCCTCCTCATGGAGCTCATTCAAATTTGTCAGCAGCGTTCAGGACACTCAGTCCATAGAGTTCATTTCAGCTTAGAAAACAGGGGTCTTTAAAACGTCTGAGGTTAGACGTCATTTCAGCCCAGAGAGGACTGCATTCATTAAAGTGTCCATAACGACATTATAGGGTTAAATATTTCATCCTCAGTGTGGGTCAGAAACGCACATAAACCCAGTCACAATCTAATTTAAGCAGCTATGTGTCATAGAGCCGTAGAAGTTTTGGGCTTCAAGGGAACCACGAGCAGCGTTAAATAAAAtctaaatgtttatttgaaagtACAGAaagccagcacacacacacacagacacactcataCATATTCGAACACAAGTGAGTCACATTCTTGCTATGAGGAATATGCTGCCCCTGTGAGCGAGCCTGGCTGCCGAGACTTTTATGGTTATAAACAAAGAACTGGGTTGGTTGGatgagaccagagaagaggacaCTTTCAGAGAGTAGGAAACGGCTCTCGGAGTAGATCTGATTATGACAGTCATGTGGCATGATAAAACAATTATCCAACATGATTATTTGTACTAATTTTAACCAAAGCTTGAGCTAGTTTGTGTTGTTGCAGCTGGCGTTAAAAGAAGTTGATCCTATTTCATTTATTTCCCCCTTTAACCATGGTTTTCTGGATAATGAATGGGAACAGTTATATATTAGTACTTTATAGGAAGGATAAATATAAGGGGACATAAAATATCTTTCTTACTTTTCAGACACTTTGCTATGACACAAGTGAGCTGAACTAGGAAAAGCATAGATTTAGCTGTGTGTGTTGGGAGAAATCTAAGCCCATACGTTCAAAGAATTGTCTCTCAATCATTAAAACAGGATTCAGTCAAAGTGCCAAAAACTGAAGAAGTTCACAGACATCCCTAACTCAGGCTGCCGAGCCAAACTGAGATGTAAGGCCTGAGATGTCAAACTAGTAGCTAATAAGCCAGCAGCCTGATTGGTGCGTTCATCTGTGGAGATGGGAGAACCTCACCAAAGGACAGCTTTCACTTTCATGGCAGAGTGACTAAATGGAATCTTTTCCTCACTTGAatgtaaataaaagcctgcTGGGAGTTTTCCAAAACGTATCTGAATGACTCTCGGAGGACGAGAGCACAAAAAGAGCCACTGAGCATTATCTCATAAATACAGACTCTGCATTCAAACATGGAGATGGCAGCATCATC of the Odontesthes bonariensis isolate fOdoBon6 chromosome 23, fOdoBon6.hap1, whole genome shotgun sequence genome contains:
- the LOC142374059 gene encoding LIM and SH3 domain protein 1-like — encoded protein: MNPPCGRCSKPVYPTEKINCLDKNWHKGCFSCEVCKMALSMTNYKGFEKKPYCTMHYPKTSFTIVTDTPENLRLKQQTMLNSQALYKEEFEKNKGKGFSVVTDTPEMQRLKKTQDQISNVKYHEDFEKSKIRSDAPPPENRQDEQPPNPERCSQPAGQIRPATVAPPGGGKRYQALYSYMAAEADEVSLQEGDLILDVEPIDEGWMFGSNQRTGQKGMLPANYVRPV